One window of Methanocorpusculum vombati genomic DNA carries:
- a CDS encoding DUF473 domain-containing protein, producing MQMVGIAGIAPEVIAELKKGRARTIEFVNAQNVISAAAVSVGDPVFVSTVPHEDLSSGDAGIIATVTAASVTMQRMSSAVPGIYYEERERLLVRLQMKFACTSHIRKVVERGYCRVLTVEVAECSCPRAR from the coding sequence ATGCAGATGGTAGGAATTGCAGGAATTGCCCCCGAAGTTATTGCCGAACTGAAAAAAGGACGGGCACGCACCATTGAGTTTGTCAATGCCCAGAATGTCATCTCGGCTGCCGCTGTCAGCGTTGGTGATCCGGTCTTTGTCTCAACTGTACCGCATGAAGATCTCTCTTCAGGGGATGCAGGTATCATTGCAACCGTTACCGCCGCTTCGGTTACTATGCAGCGGATGTCAAGCGCGGTTCCGGGTATTTACTATGAAGAGCGCGAACGCCTCCTGGTGCGCCTGCAGATGAAATTCGCCTGCACGTCCCACATACGGAAGGTTGTGGAGCGCGGATACTGTCGGGTTTTAACTGTGGAAGTTGCGGAATGCAGCTGTCCGCGTGCAAGATAA
- a CDS encoding heparan-alpha-glucosaminide N-acetyltransferase has translation MGKRYWEVDAVRGFALFSMIAYHVAACMVIFHMLIEDEAFFSIYNSIWLTSGAFVFISGTALVLRYARKNGDLREYHQSIIKKALFLFAIAMGITLISWMADVLIFDGTGRFIKFGFLHMLSISMLLAIPFLKWGKWNILPGLAVVLIGIVAIPVLHDPGWLYPLGIHSADFMDFTQDYFPLFPWFGVMLLGIGVGSILYPKGIRRLSLPEPGIIGRFFAAIGNGNVTLAVYLIHVPVIFGILWIIHLITGAGYL, from the coding sequence ATGGGGAAACGATACTGGGAAGTGGACGCAGTACGCGGTTTTGCCCTCTTCTCAATGATCGCCTATCATGTTGCCGCCTGCATGGTAATCTTTCACATGCTGATCGAAGACGAGGCATTTTTTTCCATTTACAACAGCATCTGGCTGACATCCGGTGCATTCGTATTCATCTCCGGAACCGCCCTTGTTCTGCGCTATGCCCGGAAAAATGGGGATTTACGGGAGTACCACCAATCCATCATCAAAAAAGCACTGTTTCTCTTCGCAATCGCAATGGGTATCACCCTCATCAGCTGGATGGCGGACGTTCTGATCTTTGACGGAACCGGACGGTTCATCAAATTCGGATTCCTGCACATGCTGAGTATATCCATGCTCCTTGCAATACCATTCCTGAAATGGGGAAAATGGAATATCCTCCCCGGCCTTGCCGTCGTACTGATCGGCATCGTTGCGATTCCCGTTCTGCATGATCCCGGATGGCTGTACCCACTGGGAATTCACAGCGCGGATTTCATGGACTTCACCCAGGACTACTTCCCCCTCTTCCCCTGGTTTGGCGTGATGCTGCTCGGTATCGGAGTCGGATCAATCCTGTATCCGAAAGGTATCCGCAGACTCTCTCTGCCGGAACCGGGAATCATCGGCAGATTCTTCGCCGCCATCGGCAACGGAAACGTAACGCTTGCAGTCTATCTGATCCATGTCCCGGTCATCTTCGGCATTCTGTGGATCATCCACCTGATCACCGGTGCCGGATATCTTTAA
- a CDS encoding tetratricopeptide repeat protein has protein sequence MTFHPTNNPVFWKQTAEELLAAARFEKALAAYHQLCELTPNDPDAWRGMAQALAGLERHGDAVAAFERALILLPDDRAVLAGLADCYEALGAFEKMTACRIRLGELD, from the coding sequence ATGACATTTCATCCGACGAACAACCCGGTGTTCTGGAAGCAGACTGCAGAGGAGCTTTTGGCAGCTGCCCGTTTTGAAAAGGCTCTGGCGGCGTATCATCAGCTGTGCGAGCTGACGCCGAACGATCCGGATGCATGGCGCGGCATGGCACAGGCCCTTGCGGGTCTTGAGCGGCACGGCGATGCCGTGGCCGCGTTTGAGCGCGCCCTCATTCTCCTGCCGGACGACCGTGCAGTACTTGCCGGTCTTGCGGACTGTTATGAAGCACTCGGCGCGTTTGAAAAGATGACGGCATGCAGGATCCGGCTCGGTGAGCTGGATTAA
- a CDS encoding ubiquitin-like small modifier protein 1 — MNEITILAFAGFRETFGEKNTVAVPKGATVLSVLHTFAETVPAAQDELFDGGHLRGHVILMYNRERIDADDAEEIAVSDGDEIVLYPPVSGG; from the coding sequence ATGAATGAGATAACAATTCTGGCGTTCGCCGGATTCCGGGAAACGTTCGGCGAAAAAAATACGGTCGCAGTTCCCAAGGGGGCAACGGTTCTGTCGGTTCTCCATACCTTTGCAGAGACTGTTCCCGCCGCACAGGATGAACTCTTTGACGGCGGTCACCTGCGCGGACATGTAATTCTGATGTACAACCGCGAACGAATCGATGCCGACGATGCAGAAGAGATCGCTGTCTCCGACGGCGATGAGATCGTGCTTTACCCGCCGGTCTCGGGAGGATAA
- the cbiQ gene encoding cobalt ECF transporter T component CbiQ, whose translation MSLIDELFDIEREAYRRSPIHALDARIKLILCLLGLVVTVLLPYGTAELFAFLVIYMLFWGLYVLSGSSLRYYLVRLLLIMPFGLFFIVLQPFFPNPYYEVYHVAVTLPFGVQMYWESIIFGLSLFAKFVISLSFIILLSATTTMQAMLEGAARLRIPRLFVVVMGLTIRYLYVFALVYQKIQSAFAARCFNGFDRRLPLGYRLNVIGNAAGSLFVRALDQGERTYAAMCCRGYSSASAAYYAAKPLHAAEWVFLLFGAGYLIVFPVLVYGMF comes from the coding sequence ATGAGCCTGATCGATGAGCTGTTTGATATTGAGCGGGAGGCATACCGCAGGAGTCCGATTCATGCTCTTGATGCCCGTATCAAGCTGATTCTGTGTCTGCTCGGGCTTGTGGTGACGGTGCTTCTTCCCTACGGGACGGCGGAGCTTTTTGCGTTTCTTGTTATCTATATGCTGTTTTGGGGACTGTATGTTCTGTCGGGGTCGTCACTGCGGTATTATCTGGTGCGGCTGCTGCTGATTATGCCGTTTGGTCTGTTTTTTATTGTTCTCCAGCCGTTTTTTCCGAATCCCTACTATGAGGTGTATCATGTTGCGGTAACTCTGCCGTTCGGGGTTCAGATGTACTGGGAGTCGATCATTTTCGGTCTGTCACTGTTTGCGAAGTTTGTGATTTCGCTGTCGTTTATTATTCTTCTGTCGGCTACGACGACGATGCAGGCGATGTTGGAGGGGGCGGCACGGTTGCGGATTCCCCGGTTGTTTGTGGTGGTGATGGGGCTTACTATCCGGTATCTGTATGTGTTTGCGCTGGTGTATCAAAAGATTCAGAGTGCGTTTGCGGCGCGCTGTTTCAACGGGTTCGATCGCCGTCTGCCGCTCGGGTACCGGCTGAATGTTATCGGGAATGCGGCAGGTTCTTTGTTTGTGCGGGCGCTGGATCAGGGGGAGCGGACGTATGCGGCGATGTGCTGCCGCGGGTATTCGTCTGCTTCTGCTGCGTACTATGCGGCAAAACCCCTGCATGCGGCGGAGTGGGTGTTTCTTCTGTTCGGTGCAGGGTATCTGATTGTGTTTCCGGTGCTGGTGTACGGGATGTTTTAG
- a CDS encoding TfuA-related McrA-glycine thioamidation protein, giving the protein MPNAVVFIGPSLPLDEAKQILPDAEYLPPAKRGDLTDAVRAGATTIVLIDGVFFQDRAVGHREILAALRTGVCVYGSSSMGALRASEMDTLGMIGVGEIYRWYREGIINADDEVGLVYDPETHAALSEPMVNIRATFAGARAAKIIDDAGETELLRACKAIYYPDRTYRRVIREAEIPAEQKTALAAWIKTNAVDQKRLDAVACLTAVRDAA; this is encoded by the coding sequence ATGCCGAACGCCGTCGTCTTCATCGGCCCAAGTCTGCCGCTTGACGAAGCAAAACAGATTCTGCCGGACGCAGAGTATCTGCCTCCGGCAAAACGCGGGGACCTCACCGATGCGGTCCGGGCGGGGGCAACGACCATTGTCTTAATCGACGGTGTCTTCTTTCAGGACCGTGCGGTCGGTCACCGCGAGATTCTTGCCGCACTCAGGACCGGCGTCTGTGTGTACGGTTCCTCTTCAATGGGGGCTCTGCGTGCGTCCGAGATGGACACGCTCGGCATGATCGGTGTGGGCGAGATTTACCGCTGGTACCGCGAAGGAATCATCAATGCCGATGATGAAGTGGGTCTCGTTTATGACCCGGAGACGCATGCGGCGCTCTCCGAACCCATGGTCAACATCCGCGCAACGTTTGCCGGAGCGCGTGCGGCGAAGATCATCGATGATGCCGGGGAGACAGAACTGCTCCGTGCCTGCAAAGCGATCTATTATCCGGACCGCACCTACCGGCGGGTCATCCGCGAGGCGGAAATTCCTGCGGAACAGAAGACGGCACTCGCCGCATGGATCAAAACCAATGCCGTCGATCAGAAACGGCTGGACGCGGTCGCCTGTCTGACCGCCGTGAGGGATGCTGCATGA
- a CDS encoding HesA/MoeB/ThiF family protein yields MNERYVRQIPVIGDAGQKRLEDATVFLAGCGGLGSPVAFYLAAAGVGHLRIADCDIVDATNLNRQILHRPDRIGMPKAASAKLTLEAFNPDIEVTAFASFIDEKTAPRMIGDADIIVDAMDNFAARYVLNEMSQAHDIPLMHGGVAGLTGQATLILPKKTACLSCIFPDAKTTTGTPILGTAAGVIGSIEAEETIKYLTGTGETLAGKLLLWDGAVNRMDVFSVKKSRRCPVCSGSFEEKT; encoded by the coding sequence ATGAATGAACGTTACGTACGCCAGATCCCCGTGATCGGGGATGCGGGCCAGAAAAGACTCGAAGATGCAACCGTTTTTCTTGCCGGCTGCGGCGGCCTCGGGTCTCCGGTCGCCTTCTACCTTGCCGCCGCCGGTGTGGGACATCTCCGAATCGCTGACTGTGATATCGTGGATGCGACCAACCTCAACCGCCAGATCCTGCACCGGCCGGATAGAATCGGCATGCCGAAGGCCGCATCCGCAAAGCTGACGCTGGAAGCCTTCAACCCGGATATTGAAGTGACGGCGTTTGCCTCCTTCATCGACGAAAAAACCGCTCCCCGCATGATCGGGGACGCTGATATCATCGTGGATGCTATGGATAACTTCGCCGCCCGGTATGTCCTAAACGAGATGTCCCAGGCACATGACATTCCGCTGATGCACGGCGGCGTTGCCGGTCTTACCGGTCAGGCAACACTGATACTCCCGAAAAAGACTGCATGTCTCTCCTGTATCTTCCCGGATGCAAAAACAACGACCGGCACACCGATTCTCGGCACCGCCGCGGGTGTCATCGGATCGATTGAAGCAGAGGAGACCATCAAATACCTGACCGGCACAGGGGAAACACTTGCCGGAAAACTTCTGCTCTGGGACGGGGCAGTGAACAGAATGGATGTGTTCTCCGTGAAGAAGAGCCGCCGCTGTCCGGTCTGTTCCGGCAGTTTCGAGGAAAAAACATGA
- a CDS encoding ATP-binding cassette domain-containing protein encodes MHLIETRSLCHAYSTSTEDVLKNIHFVADERQRIAVLGPNGAGKSTLFRHFNGILFPKSGEVLIRGEPITKANLSEVRRFVGLVFQNPDDQVFSPTVEQDIAFGPYNLGLDADCVAERVDRVCEMLGLEGLRSRAPHHLSGGEKKRVAIAGVLAMEPQVMVLDEPTAGLDPQGVKELFGFLNDLPNSCGVTVIYSTHQVELVPEMADLVYVMERGEITGAGTPEEIFLQEDLLARAHLELPALPRLIRSLQKHGVAIDPAYTYHDAEQSFLKAFGKL; translated from the coding sequence ATGCACCTCATTGAAACCCGCAGCCTTTGCCACGCCTACAGTACCTCAACGGAGGATGTGCTGAAGAATATTCATTTCGTTGCGGATGAGCGGCAGCGCATTGCCGTGCTCGGGCCGAATGGTGCGGGAAAGAGTACGCTGTTCCGCCATTTTAATGGAATTTTATTCCCCAAGTCGGGTGAGGTGCTGATCCGGGGAGAGCCGATTACGAAGGCGAATCTTTCTGAGGTGCGGAGGTTTGTCGGGCTGGTGTTCCAGAATCCGGATGATCAGGTGTTCTCACCCACGGTGGAGCAGGATATTGCGTTCGGGCCGTACAATCTGGGGCTGGATGCGGACTGTGTTGCGGAGCGGGTTGATCGTGTATGCGAAATGCTGGGTCTTGAGGGTCTGCGCAGCCGTGCTCCTCATCACCTTTCCGGCGGGGAGAAGAAGCGCGTGGCAATTGCCGGGGTACTTGCGATGGAGCCGCAGGTGATGGTGCTGGATGAGCCGACGGCGGGTCTTGATCCGCAGGGGGTCAAGGAGTTGTTCGGGTTTCTGAATGATCTGCCAAATTCCTGCGGTGTTACGGTTATCTATTCGACGCATCAGGTGGAACTGGTTCCGGAGATGGCGGATCTGGTGTATGTGATGGAGAGGGGGGAGATTACCGGGGCGGGAACGCCGGAGGAGATCTTTTTGCAGGAGGATCTGCTTGCCCGTGCGCATCTGGAACTTCCTGCGCTTCCCCGTCTGATTCGGTCTCTGCAAAAACACGGTGTGGCAATTGATCCCGCCTATACGTATCATGATGCGGAACAGTCGTTTCTGAAGGCGTTCGGGAAATTATGA
- the ilvE gene encoding branched-chain-amino-acid transaminase produces MLVYINGKFVPEDQATVSIFDHGFLYGDGVFEGIRAYNGRVFRLMEHVDRLFDSAKAIDLIPPVTKEEMAEIIKETLRRNNLKNAYIRPIISRGVGSMGLDPHRCEKPTVVCAASEWGAMYGDLYEKGLTAVTVCVRRNTPDSLPPNIKSLNYLNNILGKIEANYKGGDEAIFLDRTGKLAEGSGDNIYLVKNGKLYTPPTINNLKGITRHVLLELLDKLGIPYEICELGLFDLYTADEVMVTGTAAEVCAITKIDGRVIGDGKPGAVYRKLVPAFQEITQNEGDAY; encoded by the coding sequence ATGTTAGTGTATATCAATGGAAAATTTGTCCCTGAAGATCAGGCGACGGTGTCCATTTTTGATCACGGATTCCTGTACGGAGACGGTGTGTTCGAGGGAATCCGTGCATACAACGGACGGGTGTTCCGCTTAATGGAACACGTGGACAGACTCTTTGACTCGGCAAAGGCAATCGATCTTATTCCGCCGGTAACCAAAGAGGAGATGGCCGAGATCATCAAAGAAACCCTGCGCCGGAACAACCTGAAAAACGCCTACATCCGCCCGATTATCAGCCGCGGGGTCGGCTCGATGGGTCTTGACCCGCACCGCTGCGAGAAGCCGACCGTCGTCTGTGCTGCATCCGAGTGGGGCGCAATGTATGGTGATCTCTATGAGAAAGGGCTGACCGCAGTAACTGTGTGTGTCCGCCGCAACACGCCCGACTCGCTGCCGCCGAACATTAAATCCTTAAATTACCTCAACAATATCCTCGGAAAAATTGAGGCAAACTACAAGGGCGGCGATGAGGCTATCTTCCTGGACCGTACCGGAAAGCTTGCGGAAGGTTCCGGTGACAACATCTATCTCGTGAAGAACGGTAAGCTCTACACTCCGCCGACCATCAACAATCTCAAGGGAATCACCCGCCATGTGCTGCTGGAGCTGCTGGACAAACTCGGTATCCCCTACGAGATCTGCGAGCTTGGTCTGTTCGATCTCTACACCGCCGATGAGGTTATGGTGACCGGAACTGCGGCTGAAGTCTGTGCAATCACCAAGATCGACGGCAGAGTCATCGGCGACGGGAAACCGGGGGCAGTGTACCGCAAACTGGTTCCCGCATTCCAGGAAATCACGCAGAACGAGGGCGACGCGTACTAA
- a CDS encoding molybdenum cofactor biosynthesis protein MoaE, producing MVLSVQKEDIDVGALIAASRTHADGAQLVFIGCVRDDGMDELEIEAFVPVAEKDLAEIAAEAKEQFHLNSVDIVHRYGRLALGETIVVIIVGAGHRPEAYEGSRYIIERLKERVPIWKQEISDGKKGAWVHGA from the coding sequence ATGGTTCTGTCAGTTCAGAAAGAGGATATTGACGTCGGCGCACTGATCGCCGCGTCCCGGACGCATGCAGACGGCGCGCAGCTGGTGTTCATCGGCTGTGTCCGTGATGACGGTATGGACGAGCTTGAGATTGAAGCGTTCGTGCCGGTTGCAGAAAAAGATCTTGCCGAGATTGCGGCGGAAGCAAAAGAGCAGTTCCACTTAAATTCGGTGGACATCGTGCACCGGTACGGCCGCCTCGCACTGGGCGAGACTATCGTGGTGATCATTGTGGGCGCGGGCCACCGGCCCGAGGCCTACGAAGGGTCGCGCTATATCATTGAGCGGCTGAAGGAACGGGTGCCTATCTGGAAACAGGAGATTTCAGACGGCAAAAAGGGTGCATGGGTGCACGGTGCATGA
- a CDS encoding geranylgeranyl reductase family protein — protein MYDVIIAGAGPTGSTAARLCADAGLATLVLEEHAAIGYPVQCAGLLSSSAFRECEVSDASVLNTVRGARICGSAGHELFFAADTTKAYVVDRGRLDHEMAARAADAGAEFALKTCVTAVNPQKRTLSVTGVSGKQEIPYNILIAADGPRSVIARGLGIAPSRYIYAGVQAEVSWNGSPDFVELFPNASPDFFAWVIPLSARRARIGLCGMRDVPARFAAFAKQFSPANIHEVTGTVPIGVRSRTWGAGCMIAGDAAGFPKPTSGGGVYTGVRSARHAAAVAVAAAETGDVSDPVLAEYEKRWRADFGRELDLGFKALSFRRTLTAEEIDSAIDALNTPETRELITTAGDMDRPSALLLKLMRNPEIVSTFGVLGIKSMIRSMII, from the coding sequence ATGTACGACGTTATCATCGCAGGGGCCGGTCCGACCGGTTCTACCGCCGCCCGGCTGTGTGCAGATGCGGGACTTGCCACCCTGGTGCTTGAGGAGCATGCCGCTATCGGCTATCCGGTACAGTGTGCGGGACTTCTCTCTTCCTCGGCGTTCAGGGAGTGTGAGGTCTCGGATGCTTCCGTCCTGAACACTGTCCGCGGTGCCCGCATCTGCGGGTCTGCCGGACACGAGCTGTTCTTTGCGGCGGATACGACCAAGGCGTATGTGGTGGATCGCGGACGGCTGGATCATGAGATGGCGGCACGCGCTGCGGATGCCGGGGCAGAGTTTGCGCTGAAGACCTGTGTAACTGCAGTCAATCCGCAGAAGAGGACGCTTTCGGTGACCGGAGTTTCCGGTAAGCAGGAGATTCCCTACAATATCCTGATTGCTGCCGACGGGCCGCGCAGTGTTATTGCCCGGGGGCTTGGTATCGCACCTTCGCGGTATATTTACGCAGGGGTTCAGGCGGAGGTTTCCTGGAACGGCAGTCCCGATTTTGTTGAACTGTTCCCGAATGCTTCCCCGGATTTTTTTGCCTGGGTTATTCCTTTGTCTGCCCGGCGTGCACGTATTGGTCTGTGCGGGATGCGGGATGTTCCCGCGCGCTTTGCTGCGTTTGCAAAACAGTTTTCCCCCGCAAATATCCATGAGGTGACCGGGACGGTTCCGATTGGCGTCCGCAGCCGTACTTGGGGTGCGGGCTGTATGATTGCAGGGGATGCTGCAGGGTTTCCTAAACCTACTTCGGGCGGCGGTGTCTATACCGGCGTGCGCTCTGCCCGCCATGCGGCAGCGGTGGCCGTTGCCGCAGCTGAAACCGGGGATGTGTCAGATCCGGTACTTGCGGAGTATGAGAAGCGCTGGCGTGCGGATTTCGGGAGAGAACTTGATCTTGGTTTTAAAGCTCTTTCGTTTCGCCGCACCCTTACGGCAGAGGAGATCGATTCTGCGATTGATGCCCTGAATACGCCGGAAACAAGAGAGCTGATCACAACTGCGGGTGATATGGATCGTCCTTCCGCCCTTCTTCTGAAACTGATGAGAAACCCCGAAATCGTCAGCACCTTTGGCGTTCTTGGGATAAAATCAATGATACGAAGTATGATCATTTGA
- a CDS encoding carbon-nitrogen hydrolase family protein yields MKDLPKSVRVAVCQLAPVLFDKTATVQKTVAAIEEAARHGAELVVFPESFIPAYPRGLSFGYVVGSRTMEGRRDWKRYYDNSVIVPSPDTDRIGSAAAKAQVYVSIGVTERDAISATLYCTNLFFGPDGQLLGKHRKLKPTGTERCIWGEGDGSTLTAVHTPFGVMGSLICWENYMPLARAAMYQKGITLYLAPTADSRDEWQATMCHIALEGRCFVIGCNQHVTKTMYPADLCCGAELSGLPENMCPGGSCIYDPFGRCVAGPVFDREEILYADLALDDVVLSRMDFDPAGHYSRPDVFALTLRTE; encoded by the coding sequence ATGAAGGATCTGCCGAAGTCCGTCCGTGTTGCGGTCTGTCAGCTTGCCCCGGTTCTGTTTGACAAGACAGCAACGGTGCAGAAGACCGTTGCGGCCATTGAAGAGGCGGCCCGTCACGGTGCGGAGCTGGTGGTGTTCCCCGAATCTTTCATACCGGCATATCCGCGCGGCCTTTCGTTCGGATACGTGGTCGGCAGCCGGACCATGGAAGGCCGGCGCGACTGGAAGCGGTACTACGATAACTCCGTGATTGTGCCAAGTCCCGATACGGACCGGATCGGCAGTGCGGCAGCAAAAGCACAGGTGTATGTCTCCATCGGTGTGACCGAGCGCGATGCCATCTCCGCAACCCTCTACTGCACGAACCTCTTCTTCGGCCCGGACGGACAACTGCTGGGAAAACACCGGAAGCTCAAACCGACCGGAACTGAGCGATGCATCTGGGGCGAAGGCGACGGCAGTACCCTCACTGCTGTTCACACGCCGTTCGGCGTGATGGGTTCTCTCATCTGCTGGGAGAACTACATGCCGCTTGCGCGTGCGGCGATGTATCAGAAAGGCATAACCCTCTACCTTGCGCCAACCGCGGACTCCCGCGATGAGTGGCAGGCGACCATGTGCCACATTGCCCTGGAAGGCCGGTGTTTTGTGATCGGCTGTAATCAGCATGTGACAAAAACGATGTATCCGGCGGACCTCTGCTGCGGTGCAGAACTCAGCGGTCTGCCGGAGAATATGTGCCCCGGCGGCAGCTGTATCTACGATCCGTTCGGCCGCTGCGTTGCAGGCCCGGTCTTTGATCGTGAAGAAATTCTGTATGCTGATCTTGCGCTGGATGATGTTGTTCTTTCCCGCATGGACTTTGATCCTGCCGGACACTACAGCCGTCCCGATGTCTTTGCACTGACGCTCAGAACTGAATAA
- the cbiM gene encoding cobalt transporter CbiM, with product MHIPDFLFGYSGMGVPIGVIFWIIALVFIVLAIKWARENLDESKIPILAVIAAGIFALQAFNLPTGFGVSGHLVGGALAAIVLGSPFAAVFVLAIVLVIQALVFGDGGVLALGANIINMGVIAGFVGFYSFAALKDKIGVPVSAAVAGWFACVIAASVCAVEIAIVGAVPLSVGLPTMFIYHALIGVIEAVITGIVVVLIFNVRPELTGNTEKNAMPVNRFLAAGLVIALIVGGCAVFFASGDPDGLDSTLLVSGGAKDIFAPAHGEIEEAHDPIGWTSPMPDYVLGGEDAGAAGGLIALVIGIFAALVVILLAARLVYAASDRKSP from the coding sequence ATGCATATACCTGATTTCCTGTTTGGGTACAGCGGCATGGGTGTTCCAATTGGTGTCATCTTTTGGATCATTGCCCTGGTGTTTATCGTGCTTGCCATTAAGTGGGCGCGGGAAAATCTTGATGAGTCAAAGATACCTATCCTTGCTGTAATTGCTGCAGGAATTTTTGCACTTCAGGCGTTCAATCTCCCGACCGGTTTTGGTGTCAGTGGTCATCTCGTTGGCGGTGCGCTTGCTGCGATTGTACTGGGGTCTCCGTTTGCCGCGGTGTTTGTTCTGGCAATTGTTCTGGTGATTCAGGCACTGGTTTTTGGAGACGGCGGTGTTCTTGCTCTTGGTGCAAACATCATCAATATGGGTGTGATTGCGGGATTCGTTGGTTTCTATTCTTTTGCGGCACTTAAGGATAAGATCGGTGTTCCGGTTTCTGCGGCTGTTGCCGGATGGTTTGCCTGCGTGATTGCGGCAAGTGTCTGTGCGGTTGAGATTGCGATTGTCGGCGCGGTTCCGCTGAGTGTCGGACTTCCGACGATGTTCATCTATCATGCTCTCATTGGTGTCATTGAGGCAGTTATCACCGGAATTGTGGTTGTTCTTATTTTCAACGTCCGGCCGGAGCTTACTGGTAATACGGAAAAGAATGCAATGCCGGTCAACAGGTTCCTGGCTGCCGGTCTTGTTATTGCACTGATCGTCGGCGGTTGTGCGGTTTTCTTTGCTTCCGGGGATCCGGATGGTCTTGACAGTACGCTTCTGGTGAGCGGAGGTGCGAAGGATATTTTTGCTCCGGCACACGGTGAGATTGAGGAAGCGCACGATCCAATCGGCTGGACATCGCCGATGCCGGATTATGTTCTTGGTGGTGAGGATGCCGGTGCGGCCGGAGGGCTGATAGCTCTGGTGATTGGTATTTTTGCGGCACTGGTGGTAATTCTGCTTGCGGCGCGGCTGGTGTATGCGGCGTCGGACCGGAAGTCCCCGTAA
- a CDS encoding OBG GTPase family GTP-binding protein codes for MSLEEEIKAIEDEIRNTKYNKATSQHIGRLKAKLAKIKDDAVTRAMKSAGSGDGYAVKKSGDGTIVLVGFPSVGKSTLLNKLTGAESETGAYAFTTLTVVPGLMEYKGAKIQILDIPGLIAGAAMGKGRGKEVIAVVRTADLIVILGDVFNGVHVDVLMHELYDAGIRINKPRPDITIKKTGFGGVRLNTVGAVDIDIEEVRAILAESKIMNADVLVRGSNVTQDDIIDAMMGNRMYIPAFIAINKVDLVTEKERHEVEHEMREKYGVDPIMISAHVGYNIDKLQDAIYEHLGFVRIYMKPYGEDADMEEPMIMRKGSTIEDICRRLHRDFVDQFRYAKIWGTSVKHDAAKVGLQHKVEDGDIVTIVTKL; via the coding sequence ATGAGCCTTGAAGAAGAGATCAAAGCCATTGAGGACGAGATCAGAAATACCAAATACAACAAGGCAACTTCACAGCACATCGGGCGGTTAAAAGCTAAACTCGCCAAAATTAAGGACGATGCCGTAACCCGCGCAATGAAGTCTGCCGGCAGCGGCGATGGGTATGCGGTCAAGAAATCAGGGGACGGAACGATTGTGCTGGTCGGATTTCCGTCGGTGGGTAAATCAACGCTGTTAAACAAACTGACCGGAGCGGAAAGCGAGACCGGCGCGTATGCATTCACCACGCTGACAGTTGTTCCGGGACTCATGGAGTACAAAGGCGCAAAAATTCAGATTCTGGATATCCCGGGACTGATTGCCGGCGCGGCAATGGGCAAAGGGCGCGGCAAAGAGGTTATTGCAGTTGTCCGTACCGCAGATCTGATTGTGATCTTAGGCGATGTCTTCAACGGCGTGCATGTGGATGTGCTGATGCATGAACTCTACGATGCAGGAATCCGCATCAACAAACCAAGGCCGGATATCACCATCAAGAAGACCGGATTCGGCGGTGTCCGCCTGAATACCGTCGGTGCAGTGGACATCGACATCGAAGAAGTCCGCGCAATTCTTGCAGAGAGCAAGATCATGAACGCGGATGTGCTTGTCCGCGGCAGCAATGTAACCCAGGACGACATCATTGACGCAATGATGGGCAACCGGATGTACATCCCGGCATTCATCGCCATTAACAAAGTGGATCTCGTAACCGAAAAAGAGCGGCATGAAGTTGAGCATGAGATGCGGGAGAAATACGGTGTCGATCCGATTATGATCTCGGCACACGTAGGCTACAACATCGACAAACTGCAGGATGCCATCTACGAACATCTCGGATTTGTGCGCATTTACATGAAACCGTACGGTGAGGACGCGGACATGGAAGAACCGATGATTATGCGCAAAGGCAGTACAATCGAAGACATCTGCCGCAGACTGCACCGCGACTTTGTGGATCAGTTCCGGTACGCAAAGATCTGGGGTACGTCGGTGAAGCACGATGCGGCAAAGGTCGGTCTTCAGCACAAAGTAGAAGACGGCGACATTGTAACGATTGTCACCAAACTCTAA